The window ACGGTCGATATTGGTTGCAACGTCTTTATTAAAGTTTTACTGAGTGTTCTGGTAAAACCCATTTTCGCTAAATATATATACTCCCTATTAGTATATTTAATTGTCCATGTAATTCCTAGACGATAGAGCATATTTTAATAATTCAGTGGGGAGTATATTCAATATCAAGCGTATTTTTTACCGACATACGCATTGGAGTCAACATGACATCTCCTGCTTTACAACAATATTTGCGGCATTTACAGCTTGCCAATCCAGCTAACACTCACATCCGTCTGGATGCGCAAGGTCAGGCTTTGGGGCGATATTTTCATTCGACCTTGACGAGTACATTTCAGCCAGTTCGTGCTCATCTGGATCAGCACATCGTGGCTTATGATGGTTATGCCCGTAGTTATGCTGTTGATGGCGGGGGCTTACATATCTGGAAATTGCTTGACCACGCCGCTAATGATGATGAGTCGGTAGAGCTAGATCGCTTATGCCGGATTTTGCATACGATCAATTTTTACCAGCAAGCGTCATCGCAGGCAACGACATTGGATTTGTTTTTAAGCATCCACACCCGCTTGTTAACCGCGGTAGAAGGTAATCATGGCGCGGCGTTTCGGCGGATTCTTCATCTGCTGGAGTTGCCGCAGCAGCAGATCGTTTTGCAATTGCCACAAATTATTCCTAATCAACGCTGGATGCTGCAACACGTAGCAGACAATTACCGACGTAACGGTTTTAGGATAGGTGTGCATGCGAGCGATACCTTGCAGGCATTGGAGCTCATGGCAAAAATACGTCCCGATGTCATCAAGATTGATGTACGCCAGGTTGTCGCCAAGGACGCTGGGGCTGAGTCTGCACAACACGACTCATTGCGGACTTTATTGAAGCATGCAAATCAACTCGGTAGTCGCGTCATATTTAAGCGGATAGAGACAGATCAGCAGTTGCAATCATTGACACAGATTGTAGAAGAGCTGTCAGCCAACCAGACTTTGCCTTATTTCTTGCAGGGATTTTTGCTGGATACACCCAAGGCCAGCCTCGGCGTCGATAACGAGACTGCGAAAGCTGCTTGAGCAAAATACTTATATGACCGGTAACTTCCCGCAAAAAATCCTGCCCTTTATACGAAATTCGTCTATCAACATTCGAAAAAAATCGTTTTCTATATAACGAGCGAGTGCCATTATTGCCCCTCAACGGCTAAATAAGTAATAACGAATGGCATTCTCACTCACTCCTAAGCTGCAAAAACAGCGCAATGCTCCCAGCAGAGTTATCCCGGGTTTTCATCTGACCTTGGGATTTACTCTACTGTACCTCAGCCTGATTGTGTTGATCCCGCTGTCGGCGATTTTTTTAAAAACCTTCACCATGACCTGGGAGGCGTTTTGGAATACCGTCACGTCGGAGCGGGTGCTGGCGTCTTATCGCCTGACATTTGGTGCCTCGTTTTTAGCCGCGCTGATCAATGTGGTGTTTGGCGGGATCGTAGCCTGGGTGTTAGTGCGGTATAAATTCCCGGGCAAACGTCTGATTGATGCGCTGGTCGATTTGCCGTTTGCGCTGCCGACTGCGGTTGCCGGGATCACCTTGGCAACGCTGTATGCGCCCAATGGCTGGTTGGGAAAATATCTGGAACCACTAGGTATCAAAGTTGCGTTTACGCCGCTGGGTGTATTAGTGGCGCTGACGTTTATCGGTTTGCCTTTTGTGGTGCGCACCGTGCAACCGGTGTTGGAAGAAGCCGAAAAAGAATTAGAAGAAGCCGCCATTAGTCTGGGCGCCAGTCATTGGCAAACCTTTGTCAAAGTGATTTTGCCAACCATCTTGCCGGCTCTGCTAACAGGCTTTGCGCTGGCCTTTGCGCGGGCCACGGGTGAATACGGATCAGTGATTTTTATCGCCGGCAATATGCCTATGGTGTCCGAAATTACCCCGCTGTTTATGATCACAAAATTAGAGCAATACGATTATGCCGGTGCGACCGCCATTGCTGTCGTCATGCTGATGCTGTCCTTTAGCTTGCTACTAACGATCAATTTATTGCAATCCTGGAGCCGCAACCGTAACAAAAGTGAGCCTGCATAATGACCAGCACCCCGATTGCGTTTCCCCCGCCAGTTCAGACACCAATTCAGACTTCAGCACCACGTCGTATCGAACCGGCAATTAGTTTGTCCGCCACGCTAGAACCTTTATGGGTTCGTGCGCTGCTAATCATCACGGCGCTGACTTTTTTAACTGTGTTCTTGTTCATTCCGCTGGCAGCCGTATTTTTTGAAGCGTTTAAAAAAGGATGGGAAGTTTACCTTAAGGCCATCGTCGAACCGGATGCTTTGTCCGCCATCAAACTGACGTTGATTACCGCCGCCATTGCGGTACCGCTGAATCTGGTTTTTGGTGTCGCCGCTGCCTGGACGATTGCTAAATTTGAGTTCCGCGGCAAACAGTTTTTGCTGACCTTGATTGACTTACCGTTCTCGGTATCGCCTGTGATTTCTGGTTTGATTTATGTCTTGTTGTTTGGTGCGCAAGGCTGGCTTGGTCCATGGTTGCGGGAACACGACATCAAGATTTTATTCGCGGTGCCTGGCATCGTACTGGCGACTATTTTTGTGACCTTCCCTTTCATTGCGCGTGAGTTGATTCCCTTGATGGAGGCACAAGGTAGCGAGGAAGAAGAAGCTGCTTTGGTACTCGGTGCCTCTGGCTGGAAAACCTTCTGGCATGTGACCTTACCGAATATTAAGTGGGGCTTGTTATACGGCGTGATCTTATGTAACGCCCGCGCCATGGGTGAGTTTGGCGCGGTATCGGTGGTGTCTGGGCATATCCGTGGCGAGACTAATACCATGCCTTTGCAAGTCGAAATTCTCTATAACGAATACAACTTTACTGCGGCTTTTGCGGTGGCATCACTGCTCACTTTGCTGGCATTACTGACGCTGGCGCTGAAGTCGATTGTTGAATGGCGAACACGAGAAAATCAGGCGCTTCCGCAAGAGTAAATTAAGAAAATTTCAAGAGTAAGAATTCAGGAGCAAGTCATGAGTATCGCAGTTCAGCATTTACAAAAAAAATTCGGCAGTTTTACTGCGCTTAATGATGTGTCGCTAGAATTTCCTAGCGGTGAATTAACCGCACTCTTAGGTCCGTCTGGCTGCGGAAAAACTACGCTGTTACGCATCATCGCCGGACTGGAACATGCCGATGCAGGACAAGTTTTACTGGATGGTCAGGACGCCTCAGCCCAGCATGTGCGTGAACGCCAGGTTGGTTTTGTGTTCCAGCACTATGCGCTGTTTAAGCACATGACGATTTTTGAGAACATCGCGTTTGGCCTCCGGGTCAAGCCACGAGCCTTGCGCCCCTCGGACGCTGTGATTAAAGAGAAAGTGCATAAATTACTCGACTTGGTCCAGCTCGATTGGCTGGCAGATCGCTACCCACCGCAGTTATCTGGCGGGCAGCGGCAACGGATCGCGCTGGCGCGGGCGTTGGCAGTGGAACCACGCGTCTTGCTGCTGGATGAACCGTTTGGCGCGCTGGATGCCAAGGTACGTAAAGAGCTCCGCCGCTGGTTGCGGCGCTTGCATGATGATTTGCATGTCACCAGTATTTTTGTCACGCATGATCAGGAAGAAGCCTTGGAAGTCGCCGACAAAATCGTTGTAATGAATCAAGGTAAGGTGGAACAAATCGGCGCACCGGCAGCGGTCTACCAAAATCCGGCATCGCCTTTTGTGTACGGCTTTTTGGGGAATGTTAACTTGTTCCGTGGTCGTATCCATGAAGGTACTTTGGACGCTGGTGGCGTTGCTTTTGATGCGCCAGATCATGCAGCGACCCGTGACGCGACAGGTATTGGCTATGTCCGTCCGCACGAGCTGGAAATTGATCGCTATTCACCCGGTGCGGATGGTCTGGTGGTGCAATTACGCCGCGTACACAGCATAGGACCATTAGCGCAACTGGAACTGGAGCGTGACGACAATGGCGATTTGCTGGAGGCCATGATCTCTAGCGAGCGCTACAACCAGCTAAAACTCAAAGTCGGTGAAGTATTGGTAGTGAAGCCCAAACGATTGGCTGTCTTTGTCGATCAGACGTCTCTCTAATTTTTTTGCCAGACA of the Undibacterium sp. 5I1 genome contains:
- a CDS encoding EAL domain-containing protein, giving the protein MTSPALQQYLRHLQLANPANTHIRLDAQGQALGRYFHSTLTSTFQPVRAHLDQHIVAYDGYARSYAVDGGGLHIWKLLDHAANDDESVELDRLCRILHTINFYQQASSQATTLDLFLSIHTRLLTAVEGNHGAAFRRILHLLELPQQQIVLQLPQIIPNQRWMLQHVADNYRRNGFRIGVHASDTLQALELMAKIRPDVIKIDVRQVVAKDAGAESAQHDSLRTLLKHANQLGSRVIFKRIETDQQLQSLTQIVEELSANQTLPYFLQGFLLDTPKASLGVDNETAKAA
- the cysT gene encoding sulfate ABC transporter permease subunit CysT, with amino-acid sequence MAFSLTPKLQKQRNAPSRVIPGFHLTLGFTLLYLSLIVLIPLSAIFLKTFTMTWEAFWNTVTSERVLASYRLTFGASFLAALINVVFGGIVAWVLVRYKFPGKRLIDALVDLPFALPTAVAGITLATLYAPNGWLGKYLEPLGIKVAFTPLGVLVALTFIGLPFVVRTVQPVLEEAEKELEEAAISLGASHWQTFVKVILPTILPALLTGFALAFARATGEYGSVIFIAGNMPMVSEITPLFMITKLEQYDYAGATAIAVVMLMLSFSLLLTINLLQSWSRNRNKSEPA
- the cysW gene encoding sulfate ABC transporter permease subunit CysW; this translates as MTSTPIAFPPPVQTPIQTSAPRRIEPAISLSATLEPLWVRALLIITALTFLTVFLFIPLAAVFFEAFKKGWEVYLKAIVEPDALSAIKLTLITAAIAVPLNLVFGVAAAWTIAKFEFRGKQFLLTLIDLPFSVSPVISGLIYVLLFGAQGWLGPWLREHDIKILFAVPGIVLATIFVTFPFIARELIPLMEAQGSEEEEAALVLGASGWKTFWHVTLPNIKWGLLYGVILCNARAMGEFGAVSVVSGHIRGETNTMPLQVEILYNEYNFTAAFAVASLLTLLALLTLALKSIVEWRTRENQALPQE
- a CDS encoding sulfate ABC transporter ATP-binding protein — translated: MSIAVQHLQKKFGSFTALNDVSLEFPSGELTALLGPSGCGKTTLLRIIAGLEHADAGQVLLDGQDASAQHVRERQVGFVFQHYALFKHMTIFENIAFGLRVKPRALRPSDAVIKEKVHKLLDLVQLDWLADRYPPQLSGGQRQRIALARALAVEPRVLLLDEPFGALDAKVRKELRRWLRRLHDDLHVTSIFVTHDQEEALEVADKIVVMNQGKVEQIGAPAAVYQNPASPFVYGFLGNVNLFRGRIHEGTLDAGGVAFDAPDHAATRDATGIGYVRPHELEIDRYSPGADGLVVQLRRVHSIGPLAQLELERDDNGDLLEAMISSERYNQLKLKVGEVLVVKPKRLAVFVDQTSL